In one Spirosoma rigui genomic region, the following are encoded:
- a CDS encoding ABC transporter ATP-binding protein codes for MNIIETREIAKRYVMGSEVIEALKSVTISIQKGEYVAFMGPSGSGKSTLMNIVGCLDTPTSGTYILNNQDVSSMGENELAEVRNKEIGFVFQTFNLLPRQTSLENVALPLIYAGFSKADRTEKAMLALRNVGLENRAGHRPNELSGGQRQRVAVARALVNDPSILLADEPTGNLDTKTSYEIMDLFDQIHSKGNTVIMVTHEEDIAEYAHRIVRLRDGLVETDRANANIRKAKALMQAAG; via the coding sequence ATGAATATTATTGAAACCCGCGAGATTGCCAAGCGGTACGTAATGGGCAGTGAAGTAATTGAAGCGCTCAAGTCGGTTACGATATCTATCCAGAAAGGGGAGTACGTTGCATTCATGGGCCCTTCGGGTTCCGGCAAATCAACGCTCATGAACATCGTTGGCTGTCTGGATACGCCCACCTCGGGAACGTACATTCTGAATAACCAGGACGTGAGCAGCATGGGGGAGAATGAATTGGCTGAAGTACGAAACAAGGAGATTGGCTTCGTTTTTCAGACATTTAACCTGCTTCCCCGCCAGACGTCGCTGGAGAACGTAGCGCTACCGCTCATTTACGCCGGATTCAGCAAAGCCGACCGTACCGAAAAAGCCATGCTGGCCCTGCGGAACGTAGGGCTGGAAAACCGCGCCGGTCACCGCCCCAACGAACTCTCGGGTGGGCAGCGCCAACGGGTAGCCGTAGCGCGCGCGCTGGTCAACGATCCCAGTATCCTGCTGGCCGATGAGCCAACGGGTAACCTCGACACCAAGACGTCCTACGAAATTATGGACCTCTTCGACCAGATTCACAGCAAGGGTAACACGGTAATCATGGTTACCCACGAAGAAGATATTGCCGAGTACGCACACCGCATAGTCCGGCTTCGCGATGGCCTGGTAGAGACCGACCGCGCCAATGCCAACATCCGTAAAGCAAAAGCACTGATGCAGGCCGCCGGGTAA